One Hugenholtzia roseola DSM 9546 genomic window carries:
- the rplS gene encoding 50S ribosomal protein L19: protein MKNPLIALVEKEYSEALKEKNFPEFRAGDTINVHVKIKEGDKERVQQFQGVVIQRRHTNSNGETFTVRKVSNGVGVERVFPINSPNVDKIELVRRGKVRRARLFYLRGLMGKAARIKERR, encoded by the coding sequence ATGAAAAATCCACTCATTGCGCTTGTAGAAAAAGAATACAGCGAGGCTTTGAAGGAAAAGAATTTTCCTGAATTTCGTGCAGGCGATACCATCAACGTTCACGTAAAAATCAAAGAAGGCGATAAAGAGCGCGTACAGCAATTCCAAGGCGTAGTTATCCAACGCCGCCACACTAATAGCAACGGCGAAACTTTTACAGTTCGCAAGGTGTCTAATGGGGTGGGTGTAGAGCGCGTTTTCCCTATCAATTCGCCTAATGTCGATAAAATTGAATTAGTACGCAGAGGCAAAGTACGCAGAGCGCGTTTGTTCTACTTGCGTGGTTTGATGGGTAAAGCGGCACGTATCAAAGAAAGACGCTAA
- a CDS encoding ABC transporter permease → MKTSLFIAQRYLFSKKKKNFINFLTILSVIGVAIGSAALVAVLSVFNGLEELTRSLHTSHNPELKVSPSRGKTFQADSLLYTQILDLPEVIALTEVIEDNALLRYQDGQMAVNVKGVSDNFYQQYRLAEKLTAGEFKIKGEDAYFALLGYGVQARLSVSLSNDITPLEFWYPNRDKKTVSPTNPLSAFHKGSLRAAGVLFIEQQFDQANVIVPIEFASQLMDYQNKRTSLEIKTTDGKEKTIKALQKKLRSLLGDKFKVENQEEQQATILRAFKIERLFAYITFSFILGIASFNIFFSLAMLAIEKQHDHFILSAMGASPNLLRNLYLILGALIAFGGAILGLLMGYLLVWTQQKYGFIKLGVEMSLMNAYPVKMEVTDFILVGITVAGVTFLAAWIPARNAAHIKSK, encoded by the coding sequence ATGAAAACTTCGCTTTTTATAGCCCAACGCTATCTTTTTTCTAAAAAGAAAAAAAATTTTATCAACTTTCTTACCATTCTCTCCGTTATCGGCGTTGCAATAGGCTCGGCGGCACTTGTGGCGGTGCTTTCTGTTTTTAATGGTTTGGAAGAGCTAACGCGAAGTTTGCACACCTCACACAATCCCGAATTGAAGGTCAGCCCAAGCAGGGGCAAAACCTTTCAGGCAGATAGCCTACTTTACACACAAATCCTCGACCTGCCAGAGGTAATCGCCCTAACAGAGGTCATAGAAGACAATGCCCTGCTCCGCTACCAAGATGGGCAGATGGCGGTAAATGTAAAAGGGGTGAGCGATAATTTTTATCAACAATATCGCCTTGCCGAAAAACTTACCGCAGGCGAATTTAAAATCAAAGGCGAGGACGCTTATTTTGCCTTGTTAGGTTATGGCGTGCAGGCGCGTCTTTCCGTTTCGCTTTCCAATGACATCACGCCTTTGGAATTTTGGTATCCAAATCGCGACAAAAAAACAGTATCGCCCACCAATCCTTTGAGTGCCTTTCACAAAGGCAGCCTAAGAGCCGCAGGGGTGCTTTTTATAGAACAGCAATTCGACCAAGCCAACGTCATTGTGCCTATAGAATTTGCAAGCCAACTTATGGATTACCAAAACAAGCGCACTTCGCTCGAAATCAAGACCACCGACGGCAAAGAGAAAACCATTAAGGCACTGCAAAAAAAATTGCGCTCACTTTTGGGCGATAAATTTAAAGTAGAAAATCAGGAAGAGCAGCAAGCCACTATCCTACGCGCTTTTAAAATAGAACGGCTATTTGCCTACATCACCTTTTCGTTTATTTTGGGAATCGCGAGTTTTAATATTTTCTTTTCCTTAGCGATGCTTGCCATAGAAAAGCAGCACGACCATTTTATCCTTTCCGCAATGGGGGCTTCACCTAATTTGTTGCGCAACTTATATCTTATTTTGGGCGCACTTATCGCCTTTGGCGGCGCAATCTTGGGCTTGCTCATGGGCTATCTCTTAGTCTGGACGCAGCAGAAGTATGGCTTTATCAAATTGGGCGTAGAAATGTCTTTGATGAACGCCTATCCTGTCAAGATGGAAGTTACCGACTTTATTTTGGTAGGCATCACCGTTGCAGGCGTTACTTTTTTGGCGGCTTGGATACCTGCCCGAAATGCAGCCCATATCAAATCAAAATAA